DNA from Leptospira harrisiae:
TGTGAGATTATGAATGACGACGGATCAATGGCTCGTATCCCTGATTTGGAAAAGTTCGCAAAAACTCATGGACTCAATATTTATACAATTGAAGATCTCATTCGTTATAGAAGACACAAAGAAAAATTAATTCACCTAGAAGTGGAAGCAAATCTTCCAACTGAGTTTGGTGATTTCAAAATCAAAGCTTATTCCACACAAATTGACGACAAAATCCATATGGCACTGGTTAAGGGAGAAATTGATCCTACAAAACCTGTGCTCGTAAGAGTTCACAGTGAATGTTTGACAGGTGATATATTTTCTTCACAGCGATGTGACTGTGGACCTCAACTTCATAATGCCCTACGGATGATTGAAAAAGAAGGAACAGGAGTTCTACTTTATATGCGCCAAGAAGGGCGTGGGATCGGAATCATCAATAAACTCAAAGCTTACTCCTTACAAGAGGGTGGCCTGGATACTGTCGAAGCCAATGAAAAATTAGGATTTGCTCCTGACTTACGTGAATACGGAATTGGTGCTCAAATTTTACGAGACATCGGGGTGAAACAAATGAAACTCATCACGAATAACCCCCGTAAGATTGTGGGACTCGAAGGATACAATCTGCACGTAACAGAAAGAGTTCCCATTGAGATTGATCCTGTGGAAGAAAATACCCGTTACCTGCAGACTAAAAAAACAAAGTTAGGTCACTTACTCAACCTTCACGGTTGATCGCATCGATTTTATGAATCAAGCGATCCGTATGCCCGCTAGAAAGGAAAACCTTTTTAGCGGGTCTGCCGTATTTGAGATTTAGAAAGACTTTTTAAATCGAGACCTTACGGAGATAAACGACTTCGTTTCCAACCTGATTCGATTCTTTCAAAAGAAATCCTGTCGTGCAGTCGTCCCACCCTTCCTTGCCAAAATTCAATTTTGGTAG
Protein-coding regions in this window:
- a CDS encoding bifunctional 3,4-dihydroxy-2-butanone-4-phosphate synthase/GTP cyclohydrolase II — encoded protein: MIRPIEEAIEEIRQGKMIILVDSEDRENEGDLVCASQFADKDKINFMATHGRGLICVPMERERLQSLGLGKMVDDLSLGDKHGTAFTVSVDAKHGTTTGISAPDRAKTVEALLDPKTKSEDLMRPGHMFPLQAVTGGVLRRAGHTEAAVDLAKLAGLYPSGVICEIMNDDGSMARIPDLEKFAKTHGLNIYTIEDLIRYRRHKEKLIHLEVEANLPTEFGDFKIKAYSTQIDDKIHMALVKGEIDPTKPVLVRVHSECLTGDIFSSQRCDCGPQLHNALRMIEKEGTGVLLYMRQEGRGIGIINKLKAYSLQEGGLDTVEANEKLGFAPDLREYGIGAQILRDIGVKQMKLITNNPRKIVGLEGYNLHVTERVPIEIDPVEENTRYLQTKKTKLGHLLNLHG